ACTTTTAAATTCTGTTATTAAAAGATCCATGACTGATTGTGGTGGTAAAAGGGATCCAAAAGAATTTTTTTGCCCCATGGCCCTATGACAGTGCAGTCGGGCCGTGTCTCTGTATTTAGTGGATATCTGTATGTGTTGATGTGACATTAgatatcaaaaaataaatatagatgcATACCAGTGTCAATGTCATTGGCAACTACATGAGCAGCACCACATAGTTTTGCAGCAATGGCTGAGGCTCCACAGCCGCTCCCCAAATCCAGAACTTTTTTACCCCGACACACTGCAGGGTTATCCAGGAGATATCTGCACACATGGGCCACTAGATGAGACTCATCAGCAGtaactcacacacataaaactgTTGTTTATTGTGGGGCTTAATTATCACCTGGAGAGTGCTTGTCCTCCTGGCCAGTATATGGCCCAGTACGGGTCGTCAAAGGGCCAGAGCTCTGGTTTTTCTCTCCAAAATCTGCAGTTTGGGGTGAACAGCCTGAGTTTGAACTCTGGGGTCAAACTCTGCTCCCCAACTACCTCTGTGTTCTCTGAAATAAATCTGCGGATATACTCAGTCTGACAACTGATTGAGGAACATCTAGGTATGTTTGTCTGTCCAAACGCTTTGATAAATACTTTAACATGACGAGTTTGGGGCGTTAAAAGTCCCAACATGATCATACACTCATAATAACACTGTTAGCTGCTTAGCTAACTAGCGTTATTGCTCAGTTAAGGTAACCGCATAGCTGCTATTAATATGTCTCGCTGCAGACAACAGTCAGGTGTTGGTGTCAGTAAAGAGTAACACCTC
This is a stretch of genomic DNA from Anoplopoma fimbria isolate UVic2021 breed Golden Eagle Sablefish chromosome 19, Afim_UVic_2022, whole genome shotgun sequence. It encodes these proteins:
- the etfbkmt gene encoding electron transfer flavoprotein beta subunit lysine methyltransferase, whose translation is MIMLGLLTPQTRHVKVFIKAFGQTNIPRCSSISCQTEYIRRFISENTEVVGEQSLTPEFKLRLFTPNCRFWREKPELWPFDDPYWAIYWPGGQALSRYLLDNPAVCRGKKVLDLGSGCGASAIAAKLCGAAHVVANDIDTVAAVATHMNCELNSLEPPVCLTNNMIGSAPDGFDLILLGDMFYDEALATSLHSWLDNCIHTHGTRVLIGDPGRAQFEEHCIRRLLRQLAQFELPESVREENYGLTCSSVWCYRPEL